The proteins below come from a single Candidatus Binatia bacterium genomic window:
- a CDS encoding biotin carboxylase N-terminal domain-containing protein — protein sequence MKILVVCRGPVRQEAFEVFDRIGVGEYGMLLSEKDSVTYARCLAPELRSLRFPSNVHRVADYMGSGQEEKLERIDEIIEIAKSRGYTHLFAGYGFMAEDAEFIEAIEKAGLGFVGPSSQVARRAGAKDEAKKLARSLGNAIIPGVDDISSRALAKTAKDKGGLEKLAKRHNLTFKWDGDQTVEENGENLLQEAYGATVELVTIAELQAMAATISAEMWESHAGYRIRFKHIGGGGGKGQRVVSSPDEIDAAVMDVLAESKVVEPGSNRNFLVELNIESTRHNEIQLIGNGSWCVALGGRDCSVQMHEQKLLEVSLTAELLDAEIALASAASQKKAVEILTGDKGCLDRMEKEGERFGEATGLNSVSTFECIISGFDHFFMEMNTRIQVEHVVTELAYRLKFTNPDDAGESYYVEDLIEAMCLLASHGDRMPKPERTVRNVSGLEVRINATNQALQPHAGGMIRSWSPPIAGEIRFDQGIGTRNPDTGAFIFYRLAGAYDSNVALVLTDGTNRRDNYERMAEVLRRTSLRGDDLQTNLPVHYGLVQWFLGKGVMAEPTTGFMQPFLAAVGSLQKIVDDVDLDIAVAELVKKQPDAEARKILATKQTLLLRPIAKLLENSHVLGGFLGRYDGDLFAHGDGEVRFVDNPVHFLERLYQFLDLEHVGAKPPSERIWDHDQDIMDSALAFYAEVEKRTGARTAAELEKLFSEKPSKKLTEGDDELWKRAVAAHRGFQVGLDLMLLIPRIGAHSGFLEITVGDDLVPVFPERFLDEEAMVPNLRALAPPPQASADEIVTPMGGTFYAREAPHMPQLIDVGDHFEAGEPLFIIEVMKMFNKVSVPFSGTITKNLMVDQDATVVAKGQPIFKIEPDERFEPESPETITTRRREVTLGLL from the coding sequence ATGAAGATCCTCGTCGTCTGCCGCGGCCCGGTCCGTCAGGAAGCCTTCGAGGTCTTCGACCGGATCGGTGTCGGCGAGTACGGCATGCTGCTTTCCGAGAAAGACTCGGTCACGTACGCGCGCTGCCTTGCCCCGGAACTCCGCAGCCTTCGCTTCCCTTCCAATGTCCATCGGGTCGCGGACTACATGGGCAGCGGCCAAGAAGAGAAGCTCGAGCGCATCGATGAGATCATCGAAATCGCAAAGAGCCGCGGATACACGCACCTCTTCGCCGGCTACGGATTCATGGCCGAGGACGCCGAGTTCATCGAGGCCATCGAGAAGGCCGGACTCGGCTTCGTAGGTCCGTCTTCCCAAGTCGCGCGCCGAGCCGGCGCCAAGGACGAAGCCAAGAAGCTCGCCCGCAGCCTCGGGAACGCCATCATTCCGGGCGTCGACGACATCAGCTCGCGCGCACTCGCCAAGACCGCGAAGGACAAAGGCGGCCTCGAGAAGCTCGCGAAAAGGCACAATCTCACCTTCAAGTGGGACGGCGACCAGACGGTCGAAGAGAACGGCGAGAACCTCCTCCAGGAGGCCTACGGCGCGACGGTCGAGCTCGTCACAATTGCCGAACTCCAGGCGATGGCCGCGACGATCAGCGCCGAGATGTGGGAGAGCCACGCCGGCTACCGCATCCGCTTCAAGCACATCGGCGGCGGCGGCGGGAAGGGCCAGCGCGTCGTCTCGTCGCCCGATGAGATCGATGCGGCCGTGATGGATGTGCTCGCCGAATCCAAGGTCGTCGAGCCCGGCTCGAATCGGAACTTCCTGGTCGAGCTCAACATCGAGAGCACCCGCCACAACGAGATCCAGCTCATCGGCAACGGCTCCTGGTGCGTCGCCCTCGGCGGACGCGATTGCTCGGTGCAAATGCACGAGCAGAAACTGTTGGAAGTCTCGCTCACGGCCGAACTCCTCGATGCCGAGATCGCGCTCGCGAGCGCAGCGAGCCAGAAGAAGGCCGTCGAGATCCTCACGGGCGACAAAGGCTGCCTCGATCGCATGGAGAAAGAGGGCGAGCGCTTCGGTGAAGCCACCGGCCTCAACTCGGTCTCCACCTTCGAGTGCATCATCTCGGGCTTCGACCACTTCTTCATGGAGATGAACACCCGGATCCAGGTCGAGCACGTCGTGACCGAGCTCGCCTACCGGCTGAAGTTCACGAATCCCGACGATGCCGGGGAATCGTACTACGTCGAGGACCTGATCGAAGCGATGTGCCTGCTCGCGTCACATGGCGATCGCATGCCCAAGCCCGAACGCACGGTGCGAAACGTCTCCGGTCTCGAGGTCCGCATCAACGCGACCAACCAAGCACTACAGCCGCACGCCGGCGGCATGATCCGCTCGTGGTCGCCGCCGATCGCCGGCGAGATCCGCTTCGATCAGGGGATCGGCACGCGGAACCCGGACACGGGCGCGTTCATCTTCTACCGGCTCGCCGGTGCGTACGACTCGAACGTCGCGCTCGTCCTCACCGACGGCACGAACCGGCGCGACAACTACGAACGAATGGCCGAAGTTCTTCGCCGCACCTCCCTGCGAGGCGATGACCTGCAGACGAACCTCCCGGTGCACTACGGACTGGTGCAGTGGTTCCTCGGCAAGGGCGTGATGGCCGAACCGACCACCGGGTTCATGCAGCCCTTCCTCGCCGCCGTCGGCTCGCTGCAGAAGATCGTCGACGACGTGGATCTCGACATCGCCGTCGCAGAGCTGGTGAAGAAGCAGCCCGATGCCGAGGCGCGCAAGATTCTGGCAACGAAGCAAACCCTGCTTCTGCGCCCGATTGCGAAGCTCCTCGAGAACTCACACGTCCTTGGAGGCTTCCTCGGCCGATACGACGGCGACCTGTTCGCCCACGGCGATGGCGAAGTCCGATTTGTCGACAACCCAGTGCACTTCCTCGAACGGCTCTACCAATTCCTCGACCTCGAGCACGTCGGCGCGAAGCCGCCCTCCGAGCGCATCTGGGACCACGATCAGGACATCATGGACTCGGCGCTCGCGTTCTATGCCGAGGTCGAGAAGCGCACGGGCGCACGGACGGCGGCCGAGCTCGAGAAACTCTTTTCGGAGAAGCCGTCCAAGAAGCTGACCGAAGGTGACGACGAGTTGTGGAAGCGCGCTGTCGCCGCCCACCGCGGATTCCAGGTCGGACTCGATCTTATGCTCCTCATCCCTCGAATCGGGGCGCACTCGGGCTTTCTCGAGATCACCGTCGGCGACGACCTCGTCCCTGTGTTCCCGGAGCGATTCCTCGACGAAGAAGCCATGGTTCCGAATCTCCGGGCGCTGGCACCGCCGCCGCAGGCAAGCGCCGATGAGATCGTGACGCCGATGGGTGGCACTTTCTACGCGCGCGAGGCTCCGCACATGCCTCAGCTCATCGACGTGGGAGATCACTTCGAGGCCGGTGAGCCGCTCTTCATCATCGAGGTGATGAAGATGTTCAACAAGGTCTCCGTGCCGTTCTCCGGAACCATCACGAAGAACCTCATGGTAGATCAGGACGCGACGGTCGTGGCCAAAGGCCAGCCGATCTTCAAGATCGAGCCGGATGAGCGCTTCGAACCGGAGTCTCCGGAAACCATCACAACCCGTCGCCGCGAAGTCACACTCGGGCTCCTCTAG
- a CDS encoding BON domain-containing protein — translation MVVTMLLTAGVSPAIGFLPYRRMLQAARNPEQPLAFVHDKMLRTSLRRALVEADPVTALSISPYVFGGHAYLVGWVKNGEERSALENAARGVSGLASFSSYLPTEPSDAPISTDELALEAKAEAAITVDSQAHRMNVSVDVLGTHAVLVGIVPEPGSEKLLQGLRP, via the coding sequence ATGGTGGTCACGATGCTGCTCACCGCAGGCGTCTCTCCGGCGATCGGATTTCTCCCCTACCGGAGGATGCTTCAAGCGGCGCGAAACCCCGAGCAGCCGCTCGCATTCGTCCATGACAAGATGCTGCGGACCTCGCTGCGCAGGGCACTCGTCGAGGCGGATCCCGTCACCGCCCTTTCCATCTCCCCTTACGTCTTCGGCGGGCACGCCTATCTGGTCGGCTGGGTGAAGAACGGCGAGGAGCGCTCGGCGCTCGAGAATGCGGCCCGCGGCGTGTCCGGCCTGGCGTCGTTCAGTTCGTACCTGCCGACCGAGCCGTCCGACGCGCCGATTAGCACCGATGAACTCGCCCTGGAGGCGAAGGCCGAAGCGGCGATCACGGTGGACTCGCAGGCCCACCGGATGAACGTCTCCGTCGATGTGCTCGGCACGCACGCGGTCCTGGTCGGAATCGTCCCCGAGCCGGGCAGCGAGAAACTACTTCAAGGCCTGCGGCCCTAA